Sequence from the Camelus dromedarius isolate mCamDro1 chromosome 12, mCamDro1.pat, whole genome shotgun sequence genome:
GTCTGTCTCCTCACCAATGGAGCCATTATCCTCCTCAGCCGCGGCCTTCTTGCCAGCCAGGTGGGGAATGCGTGTATTTCGGCTAGCCTGCAGGGCTCGGCTGTCCCCAGCTGGAGATGGTGTGTCTGGGTCTGGGGAACTGGGGCTGTGAGAACGGGAAGAATCCAAAGTTGGAGAACCACTAGGTGGGGCCAAGGAGCTCAGCTCCATCAGGCTGTGGGCCTTGTCCAGCCCATGGTTCAGCGCCAGTAGTGCCTTCTTGGCCAGAGCCGGGCTGTCAGGCAGTTTCTCCACCAGAGAGCCAGGGTGGACCCCCTCCATCAGCCGGTGGCTGCCATTGGAAGTCATGGCATTGAGAGCCTCATCCGCAGCACGGACCATCTGAGGAGGCTTGGGGGCCAGACGCAGGCGGTCACTCGTGTGGAGGGAGGACTCCGAATCGGAATGGGTCAAATCCCTGTAAGACAGGccagaggaagaaaaggacacaaagaggataggagggcaggaggggaagttgaagaggagagagggaccCCGTGAGAAAACAAGAACAGGGTAGAaaaatgggggtggagggataaaacaaggtgaagaggcaggtaggaaagagggaagaatgagaaacagaaggaagTTGAGGAAGCCGTGAGCCCAGGAtaagagaggaggcaggaggagggagtaAGGATAGATTGGAGAAGAGACAAGGAGAAAAGAGTAaaattggagaggaagaaaagtgaaaGGAGAGCAGGTAGAAAGAAGAAGGACCAAggggagaaacaaaaagaaaaagaaagagggaaaagtgaTGGATAGAGTAGAGACAGACaacaagaagcaaaaacaaacgTCATTATACCATCATCTGTCTGTCAAAGGGCTTTCTaatgcctgagccccacccctgATGAATGGCCAGGCCCTAAACTGGTACAACCATAGACTTCAATGCCACAGACATCCTCCTCATCTCTGCTTCCCATAGCTGACTAGTTTTCTTAGGACTCAACCCTAAGGTAACACAGAACCCACATATTCCTTGGAGTCACCATTTTCCATGCCTTCCTCCCCCACTTACTCCTGCCACACCCCGGGACACACCCAGTCTGGGCCAGGCCCCAAGGAACAAGGCACATGCAGTAAGTGGGCCTAACCCAGGCTGCGGAGAAGGTTAGAACAGCCTTGCAAACAATCCCTCAGCCAACCCCAAAAGGCCAAGATGCTGCCCCTTCCAACCTTATCTCAGGATTCAGAGGGGTCACAAAGAAATTTTTCAGAGTTCAAACCAAAGTCAGCTGGCAGCAGGAAGCCTGGGGTCTTTTAGAGCTCTGCTGACAGGGAGAACACAGGGAGGTGTAGAAAGGCAGGACATTGGCCTTTAAGGAGCAGTGGTTCAGAAGAACTGCACACCAGAAGTCCTAAGGTCTATTTCAACCTCCATCTCTGCCTgagacttgctgtgtgaccttggacaagtcatctAATATTGCTGGTCCTCAATTTTGGCCAAATGAGTACCAGTTCAATTATCCTGCAAGACTGTTTGGAGGCTCAATATGTTGGCAAAGCACCTGGAATAGCAGAAAGTATTGTGGGAATGAAGATGATGAGGCCAGTCACAAGAGGCTTCTTTGCAAGGCTGAGTTATATGGGGACATGGCACTGCACACTGGACATGCGTGCACAGAGGCTAGTCCAGGACTGACCCTTTAAGGGGCTGGCTATTCCTAAGAAAACCATGAAACTAATGCTGAATGCCACCTCTCCTTCCCCTACAGGTGGAAAGGTAGATATGGGAACCCCCTGGCATCCTTTAATCCTCCTTCCACTTTCTCAGAGGTCTGAGAactcacagcagaggcagaggagagggctgAGGGAAATGTTTAAACATCCAATTTAGAAAACCAAAAGGAAAGGGTCATGAGTGCGAGAGGGGAGCACAGCAGGACCTGGAAAGATGGAGGCTGTGGGAGGGCACCAGGCTCTGAAAACAGGCAAAAGCAGAAGGTTGGCTCATAGCTATTGTAGATTTAATTTTCAGTAGGAAACAATTAACTAAGCAGCCACTCGGGGCCAGTCCCCTCCTGGAGACAGGGGACAGCAGAGAATAATCCCAGCTCCTACTCCCATTCCAAATACTGTTTCAGCCACCTGCTCTAGTGTTTACCAATATTCTGTGTCATATTTGGTTTCATATTTCTGATGGTGTCCTTGCTTCTATCTAAATGTGTCCTTGTTTCTCTAAGTCCCAAGATGGTCCTCTCTATAGCCTGCCTTTTCCACACACATATGAACCACTGAGCAAGGTACCAAAGTTCTGGGTTGCAACCACACTAGGACAAGGGGCCCTCTAGGCTGAGGAGACGAGGATCCCAGGAGCCTATATTTCTAATgccaaggaaggaaagaggggtcAAAAGGTTGGGGCCCACTCAGACTCACTCCTCCTGGCCCACTGTCCCATTTGGTAATGATTTCCATCCCTCCATGTCTCCATCATCAACTAAAAGCTGGGACTCCCAAAGCAAGAAAAGAACCTGGGAGGAAGTCTGGGTAGATGTAGGAGGGAAAAGTCCCACTGAGGCAAGTTCACCTTCCCTCCCTGAACCTTTGAGATAATTCATAGGCTGGGGTGTCCCTCCCCAAATGCTGGGCTGCCTTGGGCTCCCACCCCAAGCTACTAACCTTACTAGAGAGCCTGTTTGCCTTTAGAGATGATCCTCTGATGCATGGtgcaaaagaaaattaagtagtGAACAGGCCAGGCAGATTCAGGaatctccccaccctccctccccactgccctcagctTGGGCCTTGAAGCATGAGATTCATAGCATCCTCTAGTGCCCCCAATACAATTCAGTTCTCTCCATCTGTATTGGGAAAGGCAATCTCCCTGCCTAGGCTTTTGGATGAAAATGAGGATGGGAATGAAGATGAGCAGCTCTGTGATACCACGAGTAAAGGCTGtccttttgtgaaagaaaaaggaacagaccTCAAGGATACCTACCCAGAGGTTTGAGGGGTAGGGCTAGAGAGACTGGTATCCAGAGTGAGGCAGGACCAAAAGGAAGCCACAGGGTATGCAGGCTGCAGCCCAGAGACCAGGACTGGGCTGTGGTCACAACATCAGAGAGGAGAGGTCTTTCCAGAGGAAAAGGACTTTCTGAGGGTCTTCTAAGCTTGCCTCAAGCAAGTTGAAGGCTACTATCTCTGACCCTAGCCAGACCAGGCTGTGGAAGAAAGCTTTTCACCAGTTCTCATACAGTTCACTTACTGAGACCTTGTAGAAGGATAATAATATCCAACAGAGTGTCCTGAAATGGAAAGCCAAGTTCTAGTCTGTGTTCTGCTTCTAATTAGCTTTGGGACCtggggaaaattacttaacctttcagaACCTTAACCTCCTACTCTGAACATGAGTATTTTAATGTCTGCCTGACCTATAAACTTTGCTTGTCCAAAACCCCTTAATGTGCTTCCCCTCTTCTGAAGAGTAATTCCATGAAGGGTACTACATCCATTCAGTCACCCAAGCTAGAAATCCGGGCGTCATTCTAGACTCCTTCTCCTCCACTCTTCACAGCCAGTTACCAAATTAATCCTCTCCTTTACATCCCAAGACCCCGTTACCTCCCCTAATGGCCTACTGCAATAACTTCCAAGTTAGTCTCCCCATTCTTTCCTTTATACATGCCTAAATAACACTAAAatgttatttctaaaatgtaaatctgacCAATTCACTTTCTTTTAGAAACCCTTTCGCAGTTTTCCATCTCCTAAAGGGTAATGGCCAAAGTCCCAAGCCTTTCAGAGCCCTTCATCATTCCAGCCTCATCTACTACACCTTCCCACCAACACATAGCCAATGTTTGAACCACAACATATCAGGTACTCTTGAACCTCCTTGCCTGTGCAtattcctctgcctagaatgcactttctccttttcctacACACAGGGTGTTAGTACAAATGTCATCCCTTTTGTGAAGCATTCCACCCAAGTTCACACTGTTAGTCACTGCCTCTTCAACACCCCCATAGCACTTATCAATttgtttcataattatttatgTACCTCTCCCAGACCAGACTGTAATTCTTGATGGCTGGGATTGTATCTTATCATCTGTGAATTCCCATGCCCAGCAGAGCCTGGCAGAGAgtatcaataaatgtttgttgaaggagTAAAGGAAGAAAGGACTCCACTAGGATAATGGATGGGAAAGTTTAGGCCAAAGTGCTATAGGACTGTGAGGGAGGGGGGCTGTTACTCATTTTTAGAGTCAGCAAACCCtaaacagagaagggaagagaggtgtGGGGAGTCAGACTGACCTTAAGGAGGAGTCCCACACTGGGAAAGGACAGGACAAGGAGATGGTAGACCACTGCACACCCCCCACAGCTGACCAAGCAGCAGCCAGCAGGCAATGGCCAAGGTAAAGGCAGCAGAGAGgtaaggaagggaagaaagaaaagagaagagagacagctGATACCCCAAGCTCTCTGAATGCCAAGGCATCACAGCGGTGCTGTCAGAAGCGGGTAGGTCAGGGTAGGGCTCCATCTGGAGGAAATAGGAAGTGCTGTGGTGGTAATAAACAGGGTGGACATGGAcggtggtgatggaggtggtggtggtggtggcagtggtggtggtggtagtagagGAGCAGGAAGAAGAAGCAGAGGCATATGGAGCGCTGGTCCCGAGGCCTTCAGAACTGAAAGACTGTCCAGACGAAAGGCTGCGCATTCGCTGCAGAGATACCCGGCTTGTCAAGAAGTGGCCAGCCTCGCCCTCTACCAACCTCTGAGATCCCAGGCCATGCTGTGGCTCCGTCAGGCGCTGCCGGACACTGCTCTGCAGGCTGGGGGCTGCAAGGAGAGTGAAGAAAGTGTGAGGAAGGGCCAGCCTACTTTGGGCTGGCAGGCAAGCAGGTTTGCCCATGGAGAAATGCTCGCTGGAGACCACTCTGGGCCTTTGGTGCCCAATCTACAGAACGGggtacctcctcccccaaacctcCCACCAGGGGCCCTAAAAGGAAGGGGGAGTTGAAAATGAGGTGCCCAGGTCAGTTTTAGTGGCAATTCCAATGGAAGGAGACCTAGGGCAAACATTACTATAAAAGGAGATGGCAAGGCAGTTAGTGGGAGGACACAGGCAGGACAGGGTAAGATAGGGGTTTGGGACAAGGTCCGGGAGAGCACTAAGAACCAGCCTTTTTAGAAAGCCAAACTCAGGAAATAATTCACAATTTAGACAAggatttatatataaacatattcatcACATCATTGTTAATAGTTGTATGAAAGTAAACATAAAGATGAAACACTGGGGAATTGGTAATACATCCAGTTGCCGGAAGGttatacagcttttaaaaatgctgcttatgaaaatatttttagaacatagaaaaatgtctattataACACTCAGGGAAAACAAAAGGATACAAAATTACATGTAAAAGAAACACCTTGAGCTATGGAATACAAAAGACAAGAGTTTAAAACCAGGCCTTTCTATTTCtagctgtgaccttgagcaacttaCTTCCCTATTTAAATTCCCAGTTTATAAAATCCTGCAGGGTTGTCATGAGGCTGCAagataatgttttaaatgtatctGACACAGTCCAcggcactcaataaatggcagtGGTTATCATTATTTTAGCCACAttaaaaacttacttaaaaattcacagagacaaaaaactgaaagagaaagtGCTCAAATATGGTGGAATTACTGGTGCCTTTTTAATGCTCATATTTActctttttactttctaaacTTCCTCTAATAAGCGTATACCCAACAAAGAACCAGATCTTGGATTAATGCTCCAAACCAGGCTCTTGGAAGATGATGACCGCCATGCCCAGAGGAGGGGCATGTGGGTACCAGGTAACTTAGGAATGTGATAGAGCATCCCTCTTgggcctcctcccagctccagctGAAAACAGAATGCAcacctctgttttctctcctctatcctgatagatgggcctccctgccttctccttAAAGATGAGAGAAAGGGCCAGGTCACAAGGATGGCAGAAGCCTTGGAAGGGCCATTAGGGAGAGAGCACAGTTCCATGGTGATggagagctggggaggcagggcttCTATGGCTGGTGGCTTTCAAGGCCTGAAAAGGAggctgaagaggaagaggaatcaTGGAataaggaaggggaaagggagaaagaagggggaaacaaagaaagagaaaagaggaggaagatccttccttccctctttgcaTCTCAGCCCAGCTAGAAGAAGGGCCACCAGGACATCTTTATCTGTCTAGCTGAGCTGAAAAGAGAAACCTAAGGCTTCCATCACCATGGCTGttctctctccagccctcagCTGAGCAGGCTGATTCTTCTCACCCCCGAACCCTTCCCTCATGTTAGTAGGGACAGTGGTGCAGGAATAGTGGGCACAGGCAGGGGAGTGAGGCAGGCAGGAGAAGGGGCCCATGGGGTAGGAGTGATAGTTTAGTCCCAAAAGTCAGAAAAACAAAGGCCCCAAAGGGGCTCCTCAAACCCGGGTATTTCCAGAGGGACTGATCATCCGAGCCGACGGATGTTGAGCAGAGAGAGCGGTCACTGAACCTACGCCCCATCAGCCAGGCAGCATCTAGGGTCCAACAGCCAggccaaaaggagaagagaatctGATTTACAGAGGGCTTCACCCTGCCCCTCAATGGGACAAGGGAAGGGCCGGGGGCAAGGGGTGGGTGTCTCAGAGCTAGTGAAGGTCCCTCCCAACCCAGAGAACATAGGAGACTTTAGATCAACATGTCAGGATCAAGCTCTGCCCGCTGGTGATCCTAACCTTGTTGGACCTTTGACTAAAGTCCTGCAAGATATCAGACCAGGGAATGAAGAGGCTTGGCCAGAGGCAAATTATCACTGaagaaatttacaaataaatccTGTCTGGAGCTGGAAGCCAGCCTGATTAAAGAATCTGGCTTTCTGAAAGTGAGCCCCTAATCCAGCCCAGCTTTCTGCCACCCCCTCTGCATTCATGGGATATGGACCCAGACAACAGCTTTCCCATACAGGTCTATTCTGTTTATCTAAAATTGCCTCTGATCCAGAGAAAAATTCAACTGTGTCAGTAAGGGGTATGTCCCTCCCTTCACTGAAGAACTCCCACAGAGTGTTGTCTCTTTTGACTCTGCTCTACTCGGCTCTTGCCaatcacagaggagaaaaaggggagggaagacccaggacagagggtggggagggccaaGAGGGCAGGTGGAAACCCGGACATCCTTGTGCAGGAGATCCCTCCTGGACAAGAAAGTCTTTCTGACTTGGAGGATTTAAGGCTGCATCACTGTAATGGACTATTGCTCCATGAAACctcacacaaaaaagcaaaaagaaagacacacattgtaaaatgactataactcaatttaaaaatgttaaaaataaataaataaataaataattgaaaagaaagagacaTCATTCCATTCATCTACTTTAGCaattaagaataataaatataaaatgaaaacaaataaaagcaataagTAGTCAAAATGAATGCCATTTTTATATTATGAACCACTAAAGgagattatttttataaaggtagataggaagggaaaaaaggagaataaagggattaaaaaaacacaaagagtGAAGGGAGACACACTTAACACAATAGACCCAGAGGGCAGGCAGAGCATATAGCAAGGAAAAACAACCAAAAGGACAACTATAAGGGAATATCCTGATGCAAATTCTGCTTTATTAACCAAGGTCCTGAGTTGAACCACCTTCCTTGGTTTCTGCCTCATATGTTGCTTAAGCACAGAAGAGGCCAACTTCTCAATCTGCACATCAAAGGCTCTTTCCCTCGTCCCCACCCAAGAGGTCACCTACACTGCATGGACAAGGGTGACACAATCTCCTCATCCATGTCATCCACGTCGTCGGTCATGATGAAGTGGGCAGGGTTGGGGCGCGTACTACCCATCCAGCTGGGGTCTATGTTGAGAGCAGCCACCAGTGAGTGGATGCCAGGATTATTGACAATCTGGAAGCCACAGAGGATCTCAATTTGCTGCCAGCGGTGCAGGCGCTCCCGCAGTGCTGCTGTCACCTCGCTCAGAGCTTGCCTGAAGACAGATGAAAGAAAATGGCAGCCATGGGCTAGGTGTGAGTCCCATGAGAAATGAGGCCTCTTCTCAGAGGAACAAGTTGGGAGGTTATGTGTAAATAAGAAACACAACTAAATCAGAAAATTAAGAGCAAGGTGGGAGATAgctagggctggggcaggagaccAGAGCTGAACCTCTACCAGTGAAGAAATAGAATTGAGGATGGAGGCCCTGGACACCCTCAAACTCTGAGGATGGGATGGACAGCGCCAGAGCTGGGCAACAGGTGCTACTTACTTAGCCGTTAAGATTTTGTGATCCACATCATCCAGGGAAGAGCTGTGGGCCACGTGGAAGGTGCCAAAGAgtgtgtttctcttcttttttatcttCTCAGCCTGCAAAGATGAGGCCCTCAGCTTAAAAAGAGCAGGGATTAGAGGTTGGAAAAATGAGAAATGCTTTTCTATGGCTGGGTCCCCCTTCTCCTAGCACAGCTTAGGCTGcacaagaaagaagagaagaagggaaagggaaaaggaaggcaaGGGGAGAGAAAAGAGTAGGGGtagagagaaaatggagacaatgaGAGAAGCAAAGGGATCCCCTGACAGTACCCTGGCCCCAGGAGGAGTCTGTCCCCATGGCAGGCTGGGGCCGGCAGATACTTCCCTCTACCTGCCTCTACTTGCTTCATCTTTCCCAGAAGGCAGGTAGGAATAGCCCCACACCCTCATTCCCTCCTCCAGAAGCTTGAGGACATTATTAGGAAAAGAAACTGAACCCAACACCAGGATGTCACTTTGTCCAACAGGAAGGACAGCGAGAGGcggagaggaggaagaagggcagggaaaagagagggggaaggaggagaggagaaggcagCAGGAGGGCAGGTCTCACCCCCTCCTTGGCCACCAGCAGCTGCTTCTCGGCATTTTGCTTCTTGATGTTGTAGTACTGCACCTCCACTTCGTGTGTCAGCTGCAGCCACTTCTGAAGGGCCTCTGGCGCATACCAGGAGCTGTGTGATTCCAGCTCCTTCTCTGCTTTCCTCAAGGCCTCCCGGACCTGCGCAGCCAAGAGGATGTGAGGCCACTTCCTACTACCAAGACCCTCTCCAATGCCTCTGTATGATACTTCAGGGTTCTTTCTGCTATCTTATGTGAGCTTTACAACTCTCCCAGGAGGGGAAAAAGGGCAAGgattattctctgtattttatatacaagAAAGcaagctcagagaaggaaagtaacCTACTCAAGGTCACAGTCAGTAGTGTCAACCAGAACCCAGATGGAGATATTTTTTTGCTGCCAGACTAGaacattcttttttccctcattagCTGCCTCTCCTGGTCATACAGCCAATCTAAGCAATTTTCCCTGCTCTCTGGAGGTACAGGTCATCTCAATGAATCATCATATTTCTGAGAGTTGGGGTCTGTGCTTGGACTCAACTCATCACAATGTGGCAGGAAAAGCACTTGGTTGGGAATCTGGAAATCTAGTCTGGTCCCTGGTCTATCACttgactggctgtgtgaccccaTGTGCTTCCTATAGCAGATCTCAATTTAGTGTAAAGAAAGGCTTTCTCCCATGCAAATCCAAACTGTAAGTGAAGGGGTGATCTCAGGAGAGAGGTAAGCTCCCCATTATGGGAGGTATGAAAAGAGCTCATGTAAAGAGCTTAAAAATGATTGCTACTCTAGAGGGTGATTGGCCTGAATGCCCTCCAAAGTCTCTGCTAGCCCAGAGACTTTGTTTATGACTCTCCCATTCAGCAGGACAGGTAGGCTGTGAAGAGCACTCTACAAGGCAAGAAGACAACAAGCAAGCTTACACCAAACATGGGCATTGCCAACAAGGGCTGAGATACAGAAGGACCAATGTGTAAGCAGAcatttcctcactgatttctcagcaagGAGCATATAATGAAGCAGCCACAAAGCACCTAAACATCAAAGGTCTGAAGTATATACAGAATCCACTATATACACTGGATTCCTTGCTATCTCATCCAGTCAAGTGATCCTCAACTCCCCCATCAGGACACTGACTTTCAGCTGGtcagaatcaaagagaaaagaaattgagaGCAGTCTCGTCCCAACTTCAGGCAATGGGGAAGTATCCCATAGCAGGCCTGAGGTCCTCCCCTCAGCCTAAGATGAACTGGGAGGGCCTTGGCTAAGGACTGAACACCTTCATTCCTCTGAGAGCCTATGAGAGGATCAAGACTCATTTGGGTTTGTTCCttgaaaaagaaactata
This genomic interval carries:
- the STIM1 gene encoding stromal interaction molecule 1 isoform X1, which codes for MDVCARLALWLLWGLLLHHGQSFSQSHGEKATGAGSGASSEESTEAEFCRIDKLLCHSEDEKLSFDAVRSIHKLMDDDANGDVDVEESDEFLREDLNYHDPTAKHSTFHGEDKLISVEDLWKAWKSSEVYNWTVDEVVQWLITYVELPQYEETFRKLQLSGHAMPRLAVTNTTMTGTVLKMTDRSHRQKLQLKALDTVLFGPPLLTRHNHLKDFMLVVSIVIGVGGCWFAYIQNRYSKEHMKKMMKDLEGLHRAEQSLHDLQERLHKAQEEHRTVEVEKVHLEKKLRDEINLAKQEAQRLKELREGTENERSRQKYAEEELEQVREALRKAEKELESHSSWYAPEALQKWLQLTHEVEVQYYNIKKQNAEKQLLVAKEGAEKIKKKRNTLFGTFHVAHSSSLDDVDHKILTAKQALSEVTAALRERLHRWQQIEILCGFQIVNNPGIHSLVAALNIDPSWMGSTRPNPAHFIMTDDVDDMDEEIVSPLSMQYAAWLMGRRFSDRSLCSTSVGSDDQSLWKYPAPSLQSSVRQRLTEPQHGLGSQRDLTHSDSESSLHTSDRLRLAPKPPQMVRAADEALNAMTSNGSHRLMEGVHPGSLVEKLPDSPALAKKALLALNHGLDKAHSLMELSSLAPPSGSPTLDSSRSHSPSSPDPDTPSPAGDSRALQASRNTRIPHLAGKKAAAEEDNGSIGEETDSSPGRKKFPLKIFKKPLKK
- the STIM1 gene encoding stromal interaction molecule 1 isoform X4, which gives rise to MPVAVGPETEFCRIDKLLCHSEDEKLSFDAVRSIHKLMDDDANGDVDVEESDEFLREDLNYHDPTAKHSTFHGEDKLISVEDLWKAWKSSEVYNWTVDEVVQWLITYVELPQYEETFRKLQLSGHAMPRLAVTNTTMTGTVLKMTDRSHRQKLQLKALDTVLFGPPLLTRHNHLKDFMLVVSIVIGVGGCWFAYIQNRYSKEHMKKMMKDLEGLHRAEQSLHDLQERLHKAQEEHRTVEVEKVHLEKKLRDEINLAKQEAQRLKELREGTENERSRQKYAEEELEQVREALRKAEKELESHSSWYAPEALQKWLQLTHEVEVQYYNIKKQNAEKQLLVAKEGAEKIKKKRNTLFGTFHVAHSSSLDDVDHKILTAKQALSEVTAALRERLHRWQQIEILCGFQIVNNPGIHSLVAALNIDPSWMGSTRPNPAHFIMTDDVDDMDEEIVSPLSMQYAAWLMGRRFSDRSLCSTSVGSDDQSLWKYPAPSLQSSVRQRLTEPQHGLGSQRDLTHSDSESSLHTSDRLRLAPKPPQMVRAADEALNAMTSNGSHRLMEGVHPGSLVEKLPDSPALAKKALLALNHGLDKAHSLMELSSLAPPSGSPTLDSSRSHSPSSPDPDTPSPAGDSRALQASRNTRIPHLAGKKAAAEEDNGSIGEETDSSPGRKKFPLKIFKKPLKK
- the STIM1 gene encoding stromal interaction molecule 1 isoform X2; translated protein: MLLSTPSCFPVWSQTSEFCRIDKLLCHSEDEKLSFDAVRSIHKLMDDDANGDVDVEESDEFLREDLNYHDPTAKHSTFHGEDKLISVEDLWKAWKSSEVYNWTVDEVVQWLITYVELPQYEETFRKLQLSGHAMPRLAVTNTTMTGTVLKMTDRSHRQKLQLKALDTVLFGPPLLTRHNHLKDFMLVVSIVIGVGGCWFAYIQNRYSKEHMKKMMKDLEGLHRAEQSLHDLQERLHKAQEEHRTVEVEKVHLEKKLRDEINLAKQEAQRLKELREGTENERSRQKYAEEELEQVREALRKAEKELESHSSWYAPEALQKWLQLTHEVEVQYYNIKKQNAEKQLLVAKEGAEKIKKKRNTLFGTFHVAHSSSLDDVDHKILTAKQALSEVTAALRERLHRWQQIEILCGFQIVNNPGIHSLVAALNIDPSWMGSTRPNPAHFIMTDDVDDMDEEIVSPLSMQYAAWLMGRRFSDRSLCSTSVGSDDQSLWKYPAPSLQSSVRQRLTEPQHGLGSQRDLTHSDSESSLHTSDRLRLAPKPPQMVRAADEALNAMTSNGSHRLMEGVHPGSLVEKLPDSPALAKKALLALNHGLDKAHSLMELSSLAPPSGSPTLDSSRSHSPSSPDPDTPSPAGDSRALQASRNTRIPHLAGKKAAAEEDNGSIGEETDSSPGRKKFPLKIFKKPLKK
- the STIM1 gene encoding stromal interaction molecule 1 isoform X3 is translated as MDVCARLALWLLWGLLLHHGQSFSQSHGEKATGAGSGASSEESTEAEFCRIDKLLCHSEDEKLSFDAVRSIHKLMDDDANGDVDVEESDEFLREDLNYHDPTAKHSTFHGEDKLISVEDLWKAWKSSEVYNWTVDEVVQWLITYVELPQYEETFRKLQLSGHAMPRLAVTNTTMTGTVLKMTDRSHRQKLQLKALDTVLFGPPLLTRHNHLKDFMLVVSIVIGVGGCWFAYIQNRYSKEHMKKMMKDLEGLHRAEQSLHDLQERLHKAQEEHRTVEVEKVHLEKKLRDEINLAKQEAQRLKELREGTENERSRQKYAEEELEQVREALRKAEKELESHSSWYAPEALQKWLQLTHEVEVQYYNIKKQNAEKQLLVAKEGAEKIKKKRNTLFGTFHVAHSSSLDDVDHKILTAKQALSEVTAALRERLHRWQQIEILCGFQIVNNPGIHSLVAALNIDPSWMGSTRPNPAHFIMTDDVDDMDEEIVSPLSMQSPSLQSSVRQRLTEPQHGLGSQRDLTHSDSESSLHTSDRLRLAPKPPQMVRAADEALNAMTSNGSHRLMEGVHPGSLVEKLPDSPALAKKALLALNHGLDKAHSLMELSSLAPPSGSPTLDSSRSHSPSSPDPDTPSPAGDSRALQASRNTRIPHLAGKKAAAEEDNGSIGEETDSSPGRKKFPLKIFKKPLKK